In Clarias gariepinus isolate MV-2021 ecotype Netherlands chromosome 9, CGAR_prim_01v2, whole genome shotgun sequence, a single window of DNA contains:
- the tspy gene encoding testis specific protein Y-linked, with amino-acid sequence MSTASDSSEKPSECSRKRGASPRQQEDSPLSKQPRADEESDGETDARERAEKDAGRLKQQNGASESNTALEFSESREQDANGTKNAGGTERKESAGDGEPCEGQLARSDCATIVAAEVLASLTAGRDQGNETPCSSKQASTQGRAELGPSGRAENSSSASPLRGVGGEVRARRSDEVEDEEDDDNNDDDDDDSLPGSSLTASSSDDDDEDQERDECAIVSVQMAPELRRSVALLAHVQMRLDALEKKGARMHRRLELRLGRQRRPHLEQRATIAQSIPGFWLTALLNHPHLSAQIDENDEDALSYMINLEIETFRNNKLGYRICFHFRRNPFFQNKVIVKELHVGLGGSPVSFSNPIVWHHGQSLTRNGEPRRNSRGVYESFFHWFDDHSSPGMDEIAQILKDDLYKDPLRYYLTPLWEPRENGSISKPPQNSNGDECVIISDSDDDDQELVSHDRHQEHNDEENKDKNHVTGAGDSDQDGVESSTEERQEEEVDIEEIDEVCHSASSEVRELDQDEEEEEDIEVNEDEEREEN; translated from the exons ATGAGTACAGCGTCGGACAGCAGTGAAAAGCCGTCCGAATGTAGTAGAAAGAGAGGCGCGAGCCCGCGGCAGCAGGAGGACTCCCCGCTGTCCAAACAGCCCCGAGCCGACGAGGAGAGCGATGGAGAGACCGATGCCCGTGAACGCGCCGAAAAAGACGCCGGTCGATTAAAGCAACAAAATGGCGcatcagaaagtaacactgcTCTTGAGTTTTCCGAAAGCAGAGAGCAAGATGCGAATGGGACAAAAAACGCCGGAGGGACTGAACGGaaggagagcgctggagatggaGAGCCGTGTGAAGGCCAGTTGGCGCGCTCAGATTGCGCAACGATAGTTGCAGCTGAAGTACTCGCGAGCCTCACCGCCGGCCGGGACCAGGGCAATGAAACACCTTGTTCATCCAAACAAGCCAGTACACAGGGCCGGGCCGAGCTGGGGCCGAGCGGGCGCGCGGAGAACAGCAGCTCGGCTTCCCCGCTGAGAGGTGTCGGTGGAGAGGTGCGCGCGCGCCGCTCAGATGAggtggaggatgaggaggacgatgataataatgatgatgatgacgacgacTCCCTCCCCGGGTCCTCCTTGACAGCCAGTTCGTCTGATGACGACGATGAGGATCAGGAGCGTGATGAGTGCGCCATCGTGTCGGTACAGATGGCCCCCGAGCTGCGGCGCTCCGTCGCGCTTCTGGCGCACGTGCAGATGCGGCTGGACGCGCTGGAGAAGAAGGGCGCGCGCATGCACCGGCGCCTCGAACTCAGACTGGGCCGTCAGCGGCGTCCTCACCTCGAGCAGCGCGCGACCATCGCGCAGAGCATCCCGGGCTTCTGGCTCACTGCC CTTCTCAACCACCCACACTTGTCAGCACAAATTGATGAAAATGATGAAGATGCTCTTAGCTACATGATCAATTTGGAG ATCGAGACTTTCAGAAACAACAAACTCGGCTACCGAATATGCTTTCATTTTCGTCGGAACCCATTCTTTCAGAACAAAGTAATAGTTAAAGAGCTCCATGTTGGTTTGGGAG GATCCCCAGTTTCTTTCTCAAACCCAATAGTTTGGCATCATGGACAATCCTTGACAAGAAATGGAGAACCAAGGCGGAATTCACGAGGAGTTTATGAGAGTTTCTTCCACTGGTTTGATGACCATAGTAGTCCTGGGATGGATGAAATAGCACAG ATCCTGAAGGATGACCTGTACAAAGACCCTCTCAGGTACTACCTTACACCACTGTGGGAGCCACGGGAAAATGGCAG TATATCCAAACCACCCCAAAACAGTAATGGAGATGAGTGTGTGATCATCTCGGACTCGGATGATGACGACCAGGAGCTGGTCAGCCACGATAGACATCAAGAACACAATGATGAggaaaacaaagataaaaatcatGTGACag GTGCTGGTGACAGTGACCAAGACGGTGTGGAATCCTCAACTGAGGAGAGGCAAGAAGAGGAAGTAGATATAGAGGAAATAGATGAGGTGTGTCACTCAGCCAGCAGTGAGGTCAGAGAGCTGGACCAggatgaggaagaggaagaagataTCGAAGTTAATGAAGATGAGGAGAGAGAAGAAAACTAG